One stretch of Euzebyales bacterium DNA includes these proteins:
- a CDS encoding prolyl oligopeptidase family serine peptidase: GAYRAAAPIAHLPLRVPQMVVHGIEDAHVPPTQSDAYVWAAATAGETIDLMATPGADHFAVIDPTTSAWAATATAISDRVPVERTSDD; encoded by the coding sequence CCGGCGCCTACCGCGCGGCTGCACCGATCGCGCACCTGCCGCTGCGCGTCCCGCAGATGGTCGTGCACGGCATCGAGGACGCACACGTTCCCCCGACCCAGAGCGACGCGTACGTGTGGGCCGCCGCCACGGCGGGCGAGACCATCGATCTGATGGCGACACCCGGCGCCGACCACTTCGCGGTCATCGATCCCACCACGTCGGCGTGGGCCGCGACGGCCACGGCGATCAGCGATCGGGTCCCGGTCGAGCGCACGTCGGACGACTGA
- a CDS encoding substrate-binding domain-containing protein: protein MLLMANTGGEATHEHEALDNLLDRRVDGLVLGATYRRALPVPPLRQADVANAFDPPLTTIALPHEAMGRWAVNRLLDRIDGVEDADKPELRLEHCPPVLRNSVTAPG from the coding sequence ATGCTGTTGATGGCCAACACCGGTGGCGAGGCGACGCACGAGCACGAGGCGCTGGACAACCTGCTGGACCGCCGGGTCGACGGGCTCGTCCTCGGTGCGACGTACCGCCGCGCACTGCCGGTCCCACCGCTGCGCCAGGCCGATGTCGCCAACGCGTTCGATCCGCCGCTCACGACGATCGCCCTGCCACACGAGGCCATGGGGCGCTGGGCCGTCAACCGGCTCCTCGACCGGATCGACGGTGTCGAGGATGCCGACAAACCCGAGCTGCGCTTGGAGCACTGTCCCCCGGTCCTCCGCAATTCGGTGACCGCACCCGGCTGA